TTCTTAATTTCTTTTTTATCCACATTCCTCCATGAATATACTTGTTCTGTAGAAGTATCTTTCTTAAAAGTAACGTATACCTCATATGGTATATTGCCACCTTTTATTGGATCATACATTACTTTAATATTTTCTATTTCATTTTCCTTATACCCCTCTTTAGATAATTGCCAAACTGTTGCACTTAATATCTTATCTCTTTCTGTTTGGTTTCCTAAAAAATATAATTTAGATCCTACAAACAAACTAAACCCTATTGATATAATCATTATTAAAATAACTATATATTTCTTCATGAAATTACACTCCTTAATTTCTATACTTAATTTTAAATACAAAAGATACTATCAAAATACTTAATAATATGGAACTTATAAATGAAACTATATAAATCCCAAAATACTTTAATGATACAAAATCTAAAGTCATTGTAATTCTATATAAAAATATACTAAATGTTATAACAATTACTAATATCCAATAGTTTACTTTGTCTTCTTTATTAAAAAATTTCATATTACAATCTGTATATTTCATTAGAGAATATAAATATACTATTATATAAATACTACCTATTACGGTACTTCCATGTTGTAAAAATTTATATATTGGAACTTTATAATTTAAAATGCTAATCTTGTTTGATAACAAACCTAATTTCACTACAAAAAATCCTGTTTTATGGGTAAAACTATCCCATAGAATGTGTGAGTAAATTCCTATTAATGATGAATAAATAAAAACTATAACTTTCTTTATAGTAAAGTTCTTTTTTTCATTAATTAAAAAAGAAAACTTTTTATCAATAGGCTGTGGCATACTTAATATAAACGGTTTTTTTATTATGTATTCCCACAGTAAATATAATATTATTACTAAAGGTATATCAAAACATATGCTTCCTATTAAGGTATGTCCTATAGTACCTTTAGGCATAAATCTTAAGAAATATTCAAAGTCCGGAACCATACTCCCAATAACTAATGCAGAAAGATCTAAATACTTTGGAGCTTTCTTTTTACATGGTATAACTATAGCTGGATGTGCAAATGTAAATGGCATGTATTTTCCTCCTTATAAACTGTATTATTTTCTAATATAGTTTACATTAACATTCATTAGCTATCAATATTAATATTTCTTAGCAAACAGACTTTATTGTAAGTGACATATTTTTCATAAGATCAATATCATAAGGCTGTACTGGTTCATTTGTATATATGTCATAAATAACTCTTATTATTGGCCTATCCGGGAAATTTTTATTTTGTTTTATTACGTATCCTTGTACCCCATTTGAGAGTTTTACTCCACATCCTAAAGGATATATAGCAAAGTTTTCTTTAAATTTCTTTATAACTTCCTTATCAAATTTAGTACCCATTCCAGCTAAAATAAACTCATATGCTTCATTAGGGTCAAACTTCATTCTGTAACTTCTATTGGCACTTACTGCAGTAAACATATCACTTACGGTGATTATTTTTCCATAAGTAGATATTTCTTCATCTTTAAGTCCATAGGGATATCCTTTTCCATCTATTCTTTCATGATGTTCCGCTACTCCTCTTATAATATCTTCTGAAAATAAATTTGTTCTTGTTAAAATATCTCGTCCATAAATAGGATGTTTTTTTATTATTTTAAACTCCTCATCTGTAAGAGGTCCATGCTTGTTTATTATTTCATTTGGAACCTTGATCTTTCCTATATCATGTAACATAGCTGAAATACCTAATTCTTTAATTTTAGATGTATCTAAGTTTAAACATGATCCTAAATAAACTGACATTATCCCAGTATCAACACAATGTATGTAAGTGTAATTATCATATGTCTTTACTTCATATAAACTTATATTTATACTATTTTGATTTATTATTTGCTCAATAAGATTATCCATCTTGTACATAGACTTAGATAAAACTTTTGTATCCCCTTCTAAGAGCTCATTAAATAAGTTAGGCATTATTTCAAGTGTAGTCTGCTTTAATTCTGTTAGTACATTATCCTCTTCTATAACATCAGAAAATCTATTATCTTTGATATATACCATAAATACACCATATCTTTTTAACTTCGGTATCATAAACTTTTCTATTTTAATTCCCGTTTTAAGGAGAATCTCACCGGTACTACTTAATATATCTTTAGCTAATATTTCACATCCTTTTAGATTTTCAATAAGTTCTAATCTCATGCTACATACCTCACTTAAAATTTCAATTATATTACTGTAAATTATACCATAATTTACATATGTAACACACAAATAATTAATTTGTATAAACTATTATTATATAATGCTGAATAATTTTAAGTTAAATAAACATAAGGAGATATAGTGATGTATAGTAATATATTAATTAATAGTCCAAAGAATAACAGTATTATACACAATAAATTTCCTGAAATATCCTTAACTTCTCTTGATAAAACATACTATAAAAATTTATCCGATATAAAAATGTACCTAAACAATAAAAAAGTTCGTTTTAAAATTGTAGACAACACACTTACTTACACTCCTCACAAAAAACTTCATTCAGGAATTCAAAAAGTAAAAATAGTACTATATGATAAACATAAAGAAAAAAAGGAACTCAAATGGTGTTTTTTAATAAAAATATCTTCTGATATAGAAAAATATAATTTTTATTTTGGTATACCGCATTCCCATACTTGTCTTTCAACAGGAAAAGGAACACCTACAGAAGCATTTAATTATGCAAAGAAAAAAGGAATCGACTTTTTAATAGTTACAGATCATGGTGGTCATCTTTACAGAGATAAAAAAAGCACCTCTTCTAAAAATTCTAAATGGGAAACTTTAAAAAATGACGCTGATAAATTTAATAATAAAACCAATAAATTTCTTTCATTAGGTGGCTTTGAATTAACTTCTAAAAACTTTGGTGATTTTAATGTACTAAATTCAAATAATCTTTATAAAGGAAAAATTAAAGACTTTCATAAATTTACTATGTGGCTAAAAAATCAACGAAATCCAATTGTATGTATAAATCATCCCCATAAGTATATAGAAGACTTTAAATATGATTCTGAATTAGATAAGTTTGTAAATTTTATAGAAGTAGGAAATGGTTCTCCCCCTTTTAAATATTTAAATGGAGAAAAATATTATTACAACCTTTTAGATAAAGGTTGGCATATTGGTGCAATAAATGGACAAGATAACCACAGAATGAATTGGGGAGATACAGATAACTTAACAGTTGTTATTTGTAAATCATTAAATAAAAAAGATTTTTATGAAGCTTTAAACTGTAGAAGAACTTATTCTTCTGAAACAAGATCATTAAAATTAATATTTAAAGCAAACGGTAAATGGATGGGAAGCACCATTAACCCTTCTAAAAAATTAAACTTTGAAATATACGCTGAAGATAAAAAAAACCCTATAAAAAAGGTTCAAATTATATCTAATGGTAAAAAAATCATTAAAGAAAAGTCTCCTAAAAAGAAAGGAAAGTTAAAATGGGATTTTTCTATTCCATATAAAAAAAATTGTTGGTATGTAGCTAAGGTTATTTATAAAGATGATAAAATGGGTATTTCATCAGCAGTTTTCACATAGGGCTAAATAATATTAGCCCTATGGATTTTGTTTATAGAATTTCTAATTTTCTATTTTTAAAATAAACAGGTCTAAGGTTACAATATTCCGCAATGTCAATTGCTACATTGAAGTATTTGCCTATATTCTCTTTTACATGAGCATCAGAACCTATAGTTATATATTTTCCTCCAAGCTCATAAAATCTACTGTATATTTTTGAAAGATTATCTATAGCACTTTTATCACAAAGTCTTCTAGTATTTAATTCTAAACAAATTCCTTTATCTATTAATTTTTTTAAAATTTCATCTATATACTCATTATATACATCATAATACATTTCTTTGTCATCATATTTAGCACATCTTGAAAGATAATCTATATGTCCTAAACTATCTATAAATTCGTGTTTCTCTACCCTACTTATAATCTCTTCAAAATACTTTATATAAAGTTCATCTTTAGAATAATCCTTATATAACTTCTCTGCCATATATAAATCCTCATTGTTCATTTCATGTAATGACCCTATTACATAATCAAATGGATAGTTGTTTATAATTTTTCTATATTGCTCTGAGTATTCATTGCTCATTCCTATTTCTATTCCTAATAATATCCTATGATTTCTATATCTTATATAGTCATTAAAATATTTATCACAGTCTAATCTAAATTGATCTTTGTCTGGATAATTCAAATCCATATGTTCTGTAATAATTGCCCCTATATTATATTCTTTCATCTTATCTATAACTTCATGAATTTTCATATTAGAATCTGTTGAATATTCAGTATGCATATGAGTGTCAAACATAATTTTTCCCCCTAAAAAAAGCAGCAAAACTCTAAAGTTTTGCTGATAATTATAATTTATTTTTTCTTCATTTTTTTCTTAGCTTTTTTACTGTCAGATATAACTTCTATATCTGCATTGTTTACTCTACTTGGCTTTGC
This Clostridium novyi NT DNA region includes the following protein-coding sequences:
- a CDS encoding DUF3139 domain-containing protein, producing MKKYIVILIMIISIGFSLFVGSKLYFLGNQTERDKILSATVWQLSKEGYKENEIENIKVMYDPIKGGNIPYEVYVTFKKDTSTEQVYSWRNVDKKEIKNIMEP
- a CDS encoding DUF4184 family protein codes for the protein MPFTFAHPAIVIPCKKKAPKYLDLSALVIGSMVPDFEYFLRFMPKGTIGHTLIGSICFDIPLVIILYLLWEYIIKKPFILSMPQPIDKKFSFLINEKKNFTIKKVIVFIYSSLIGIYSHILWDSFTHKTGFFVVKLGLLSNKISILNYKVPIYKFLQHGSTVIGSIYIIVYLYSLMKYTDCNMKFFNKEDKVNYWILVIVITFSIFLYRITMTLDFVSLKYFGIYIVSFISSILLSILIVSFVFKIKYRN
- a CDS encoding HD-GYP domain-containing protein, translated to MRLELIENLKGCEILAKDILSSTGEILLKTGIKIEKFMIPKLKRYGVFMVYIKDNRFSDVIEEDNVLTELKQTTLEIMPNLFNELLEGDTKVLSKSMYKMDNLIEQIINQNSINISLYEVKTYDNYTYIHCVDTGIMSVYLGSCLNLDTSKIKELGISAMLHDIGKIKVPNEIINKHGPLTDEEFKIIKKHPIYGRDILTRTNLFSEDIIRGVAEHHERIDGKGYPYGLKDEEISTYGKIITVSDMFTAVSANRSYRMKFDPNEAYEFILAGMGTKFDKEVIKKFKENFAIYPLGCGVKLSNGVQGYVIKQNKNFPDRPIIRVIYDIYTNEPVQPYDIDLMKNMSLTIKSVC
- a CDS encoding CehA/McbA family metallohydrolase, whose product is MYSNILINSPKNNSIIHNKFPEISLTSLDKTYYKNLSDIKMYLNNKKVRFKIVDNTLTYTPHKKLHSGIQKVKIVLYDKHKEKKELKWCFLIKISSDIEKYNFYFGIPHSHTCLSTGKGTPTEAFNYAKKKGIDFLIVTDHGGHLYRDKKSTSSKNSKWETLKNDADKFNNKTNKFLSLGGFELTSKNFGDFNVLNSNNLYKGKIKDFHKFTMWLKNQRNPIVCINHPHKYIEDFKYDSELDKFVNFIEVGNGSPPFKYLNGEKYYYNLLDKGWHIGAINGQDNHRMNWGDTDNLTVVICKSLNKKDFYEALNCRRTYSSETRSLKLIFKANGKWMGSTINPSKKLNFEIYAEDKKNPIKKVQIISNGKKIIKEKSPKKKGKLKWDFSIPYKKNCWYVAKVIYKDDKMGISSAVFT
- a CDS encoding histidinol phosphate phosphatase, which encodes MFDTHMHTEYSTDSNMKIHEVIDKMKEYNIGAIITEHMDLNYPDKDQFRLDCDKYFNDYIRYRNHRILLGIEIGMSNEYSEQYRKIINNYPFDYVIGSLHEMNNEDLYMAEKLYKDYSKDELYIKYFEEIISRVEKHEFIDSLGHIDYLSRCAKYDDKEMYYDVYNEYIDEILKKLIDKGICLELNTRRLCDKSAIDNLSKIYSRFYELGGKYITIGSDAHVKENIGKYFNVAIDIAEYCNLRPVYFKNRKLEIL